The Shewanella mangrovisoli genome has a window encoding:
- a CDS encoding glycosyltransferase family 2 protein yields the protein MIPTVSVVMPVYNVEAFVSKAISSVLAQSFTDFELIIVNDCATDNSLARCKQFCDSRIRIVQHAVNKGLAAARNTGIRHAIGRYVAFIDSDDLWHPDKLKLHVDHLQKSPKVGISFSRSSFIDYRGNPINFYQMPQLTDIDAGHLLCRNPVGNGSAPVIRRETLNDIRFQALNHSEHYTCYFDEQFRQSEDIECWFRIVATTEWQMEGIPEPLTYYRLNHGGLSANLVKQLASWEQMVTKARRYAPKILLKHENAARAYQLRYLARQAIRLGDGRMAKNLVNQALLTSPQILFKETNRTLTTLIAAYLQWLMPRGLYQMCETLGQKYLGYRQRMQIKRDGVTASLLTTQLK from the coding sequence ATGATCCCTACCGTCTCTGTGGTGATGCCGGTCTATAATGTGGAAGCTTTTGTCTCAAAAGCGATTTCCTCTGTATTAGCTCAAAGTTTTACGGATTTTGAGCTCATCATAGTCAATGACTGCGCCACCGATAATAGCCTCGCCCGCTGTAAACAATTTTGCGACAGCCGCATTCGTATCGTGCAGCATGCCGTGAATAAGGGCTTAGCCGCCGCACGTAATACTGGTATACGCCATGCGATTGGTCGCTATGTGGCCTTTATCGATTCGGACGACCTCTGGCATCCGGATAAGTTAAAGCTGCATGTGGATCATCTGCAAAAATCGCCCAAGGTGGGGATCAGCTTCTCGCGTTCAAGCTTTATCGATTACCGGGGCAACCCGATCAATTTTTACCAAATGCCGCAACTTACCGACATAGATGCTGGCCATTTGCTGTGCCGCAATCCGGTGGGCAATGGTTCAGCGCCGGTGATCCGCCGCGAAACCTTAAATGATATTCGCTTCCAAGCGCTGAACCACAGCGAGCATTACACTTGTTACTTCGATGAACAATTTCGCCAATCGGAGGATATTGAGTGTTGGTTTCGCATTGTGGCGACAACCGAGTGGCAAATGGAGGGGATCCCCGAGCCATTAACTTACTACCGCTTAAATCACGGCGGCCTTTCAGCGAATTTAGTGAAACAGTTGGCATCCTGGGAGCAAATGGTCACTAAGGCACGCCGTTATGCCCCTAAGATCCTGTTAAAGCATGAAAATGCTGCCAGAGCCTATCAGCTTCGCTACTTAGCCAGGCAAGCCATTCGCCTAGGCGATGGTCGTATGGCGAAAAACTTAGTCAATCAAGCGCTGCTGACTTCACCACAGATCTTATTCAAGGAAACCAATCGCACCCTTACCACGCTGATTGCGGCCTATTTGCAATGGTTAATGCCCCGAGGTTTATACCAAATGTGCGAAACCCTTGGGCAAAAGTACCTAGGTTATCGCCAACGTATGCAAATCAAACGTGATGGTGTGACGGCAAGCTTACTCACCACCCAATTAAAATAA
- the eco gene encoding serine protease inhibitor ecotin, giving the protein MKLTHLFNTAALPLAFALLSFNAAAVSPPHPTGLNAPMINVASFNHKNYAEQEATKMFPAPEAGMVQHILTLPKLENEDDYMVEIQIGQTQLVDCNKHGLNGELKELSVKGWGYSYYQVSEVSEGPSTMMSCLDMAKKEAFVRIPGELKMRYNSRLPKVFYLPEGTELRFRTWKVDSTYHYAK; this is encoded by the coding sequence ATGAAATTGACTCACCTATTTAACACTGCGGCACTTCCCCTTGCCTTTGCATTATTGTCTTTTAATGCCGCAGCAGTGAGCCCACCACATCCAACGGGATTAAATGCACCTATGATCAATGTCGCGAGTTTCAACCATAAAAATTATGCCGAGCAAGAAGCCACTAAAATGTTTCCGGCACCTGAGGCGGGTATGGTGCAACATATTTTGACCTTACCAAAGCTTGAGAATGAAGACGACTACATGGTTGAAATCCAAATTGGCCAAACCCAATTAGTCGACTGTAATAAGCATGGTCTGAACGGCGAGTTAAAAGAACTCTCGGTTAAAGGCTGGGGTTATAGCTATTATCAAGTATCAGAAGTCTCTGAAGGTCCAAGCACTATGATGTCCTGTTTAGATATGGCGAAAAAAGAAGCTTTTGTCCGCATTCCAGGTGAACTTAAAATGCGTTACAACAGCCGTTTGCCTAAGGTATTTTATCTACCGGAAGGCACAGAGCTACGCTTTAGAACCTGGAAAGTCGATTCAACGTATCACTACGCTAAATAA
- a CDS encoding sugar phosphate nucleotidyltransferase translates to MQAIIFANRHGHELAPLDKQYCPALLPMGNRALIEYTLEDVANAGIVEVKLIISSHAKELEAHLGDGSRWGVKIDYFLSREQESVNCVMSRLKLDFEQDYLVVRGDMLRSPCIKRFIDYSLKRPLHLVLPIMADCNPGMLLLPSACNHLYLLDWPLERDPTVTNAMMEPLPGQCAMLDSFESYLNANLAIGDGSFTGISPSGRPTPSGRNAKFFHLGAKAQTGKLDQHTAWGAIGEQTWIAPDVDMHEQLIIGDQCVIEKNCRLSNSVILTNSFVGEGLNVDNCIISKNLLINVGFNTAIEVDDPRLIASTEQNLHAHVPWSSRLIALILLGLSLSFWPLLWLWSLCHSSTLGQSRPALSIAYQPIKLWRVNLPPSGMGLALLPQLYQVCLGRLFLLGGQSPEMHSASAVSEATPLYGVYGPLQLLGAELPEEEQGLIEQEFLSKPKASQCYQVVKLCFQLVSKSVASTGSATPKQPSTNQLSTSQPDIANEWGNGQ, encoded by the coding sequence ATGCAAGCCATTATTTTCGCCAATCGCCATGGACACGAACTGGCACCGCTGGATAAACAATACTGCCCAGCATTACTCCCCATGGGAAACCGTGCCCTGATTGAATACACCCTAGAAGATGTCGCCAATGCCGGGATTGTTGAGGTAAAACTGATTATCTCAAGCCATGCCAAAGAACTCGAAGCGCATCTTGGCGATGGTAGCCGTTGGGGAGTGAAGATTGATTACTTCCTCAGCAGAGAACAAGAGTCTGTCAATTGCGTGATGTCACGACTAAAACTGGATTTCGAACAAGACTATCTTGTTGTGAGGGGCGATATGCTGCGATCCCCCTGCATTAAACGCTTTATCGATTACAGTCTAAAGCGACCTTTACACTTAGTGTTACCCATAATGGCCGACTGCAATCCTGGCATGCTGTTATTGCCCAGCGCCTGTAACCATCTGTATCTCCTCGATTGGCCCTTAGAACGAGATCCAACGGTTACCAATGCCATGATGGAACCGCTACCAGGGCAGTGCGCCATGTTGGACTCCTTCGAATCCTATCTTAATGCCAATTTAGCCATCGGCGATGGCAGCTTTACTGGAATCTCTCCTTCTGGTCGCCCCACTCCCAGTGGTCGCAATGCCAAGTTTTTTCACCTAGGGGCTAAGGCACAAACGGGCAAATTGGACCAACATACCGCCTGGGGCGCGATTGGTGAGCAAACCTGGATAGCCCCCGATGTAGATATGCACGAGCAACTGATAATTGGCGATCAATGTGTTATCGAGAAAAACTGTCGTTTGAGTAACAGCGTGATCCTGACCAATAGTTTTGTCGGTGAAGGACTGAATGTCGATAACTGTATTATCAGCAAAAATCTACTGATTAATGTCGGATTTAACACCGCCATCGAAGTTGATGACCCTAGGCTTATCGCCTCAACCGAGCAGAATTTACACGCCCATGTACCTTGGTCAAGTCGTCTTATTGCCTTGATATTGCTAGGCTTAAGTTTGTCCTTTTGGCCATTACTCTGGCTGTGGAGCTTATGCCATTCATCAACTCTAGGCCAGTCTAGACCAGCGCTGAGTATTGCGTATCAGCCCATTAAGCTGTGGCGCGTTAATTTGCCGCCATCAGGCATGGGATTAGCGCTGCTACCACAGCTCTATCAAGTATGTTTGGGGCGATTATTCCTGTTAGGCGGTCAATCCCCTGAGATGCATTCAGCATCCGCGGTTAGCGAAGCTACGCCACTATATGGTGTTTACGGCCCGCTGCAACTGCTTGGCGCCGAACTGCCAGAGGAAGAACAAGGGCTGATTGAGCAGGAGTTTCTTAGTAAGCCTAAGGCATCGCAATGCTATCAAGTGGTCAAACTGTGCTTTCAATTAGTTTCAAAATCAGTGGCTTCAACAGGCTCTGCCACGCCAAAACAGCCCAGCACAAATCAACTTAGTACAAGCCAGCCAGATATCGCCAATGAATGGGGGAACGGACAATGA
- a CDS encoding RecQ family ATP-dependent DNA helicase has product MSYSITPSANATDYASLLQQQFGFDGFRQGQQEVVSQLLSGHSSLAIFPTGSGKSLCYQFTALQLPHLTLVVSPLLALIKDQLSFLHEKGIKAASIDSTLTPELTQQVMRDARSGELKLLMVSVERFKNERFRQFIQSIPISMLVVDEAHCISEWGHNFRPDYLKLPDYRRELAIPLVLLLTATATRKVKLDMAARFDIKPQHIVQTGFYRSNLDLTVLPVASQHKLAALQQQLNHFTGAGIVYVTLQHTAEDVAAKLCQMGFDASAYHAGFEDEKRQLIQQDFMQGKIRIVVATIAFGMGIDKSNIRFVVHYDLPKSIENYCQEIGRAGRDGQLSHCVTLANLDGINTVENFVYGDTPELASIAAVINNIREETHNGRWELQLHQLSNVSNIRQLPLKTLLVQLEMLGVIKPLYAYYADISYRFIEPQAQILSQFSPERQAFLNDIFTHTQMKRVWGSLDFSALYQATGAERTRVLAALEYLASQQLIELEAKRVTDVYQVDAEVLTQGHLANELHQYFTDKEAKEVARIAQLVRFFELTTCLNYNLARYFDDNAAPQSCGHCSVCRGQMAKLAYSEVPKWPDDAQLKADLHELERVAESKGLASLSLDTRCRFLAGMTLPLFTRLQVRKLSGFGRCEHLRYAEIKAKLVQLADEAC; this is encoded by the coding sequence ATGTCTTATTCAATAACGCCGTCAGCTAATGCCACTGATTATGCGTCATTATTACAGCAACAGTTTGGTTTTGATGGATTTAGGCAAGGGCAGCAGGAGGTTGTCTCGCAACTGTTGTCGGGCCATTCGAGCCTTGCTATTTTTCCCACCGGCTCAGGAAAATCACTCTGTTACCAATTTACCGCGCTGCAACTTCCCCATTTAACCTTAGTAGTGTCACCTCTACTGGCATTGATCAAAGATCAACTGAGTTTTCTACATGAGAAGGGCATTAAAGCGGCAAGTATCGATTCAACCTTAACGCCTGAATTGACCCAACAGGTGATGCGTGATGCTCGCTCTGGCGAGTTAAAACTCCTGATGGTGTCGGTTGAACGTTTTAAAAATGAGCGCTTTAGGCAATTTATTCAATCCATTCCTATCTCTATGTTGGTTGTCGACGAAGCACACTGTATCTCGGAATGGGGACATAATTTTCGCCCCGACTATTTAAAGCTTCCCGATTATCGCCGCGAATTAGCGATTCCATTGGTGCTGTTACTCACGGCTACGGCGACACGTAAAGTGAAACTGGATATGGCGGCACGCTTCGATATCAAGCCACAACATATTGTTCAAACAGGCTTTTATCGTTCAAACCTCGACTTGACCGTCTTGCCTGTGGCAAGCCAACACAAACTGGCGGCGCTGCAACAACAGCTTAATCACTTTACTGGCGCGGGGATTGTGTATGTGACTTTGCAGCATACTGCGGAAGATGTTGCGGCAAAACTTTGCCAAATGGGTTTTGATGCGAGTGCCTATCATGCGGGGTTTGAGGATGAAAAACGTCAGCTAATTCAGCAGGATTTTATGCAAGGTAAGATCCGCATCGTGGTTGCGACCATTGCCTTTGGAATGGGCATAGATAAAAGCAATATTCGCTTTGTGGTCCACTACGATCTGCCTAAATCCATTGAGAATTATTGCCAAGAAATCGGCCGTGCAGGAAGGGATGGTCAACTCTCCCACTGCGTGACCTTGGCCAATTTAGATGGCATTAACACGGTCGAAAATTTTGTTTACGGCGATACGCCGGAACTGGCCAGTATTGCAGCCGTGATTAATAACATTCGCGAAGAAACCCACAATGGACGTTGGGAGCTGCAACTTCATCAACTGTCAAATGTGAGTAATATCAGACAACTCCCCCTTAAAACCTTGCTGGTTCAGCTTGAAATGCTGGGCGTGATTAAACCGCTTTATGCATATTACGCCGATATCAGTTACCGTTTTATTGAGCCACAGGCGCAGATCTTGAGTCAGTTTTCCCCAGAGCGTCAGGCATTTTTAAATGACATTTTTACCCATACTCAGATGAAGCGGGTATGGGGCAGTTTAGATTTTTCGGCGCTCTACCAAGCCACAGGTGCGGAACGTACTCGGGTATTAGCGGCATTAGAATATCTTGCCAGTCAACAGCTTATCGAATTGGAAGCCAAGCGGGTGACGGATGTCTATCAAGTGGATGCTGAGGTGTTAACGCAGGGGCATTTAGCCAACGAGCTCCATCAATACTTTACCGACAAAGAGGCGAAAGAAGTCGCCCGTATTGCCCAGTTAGTGCGTTTTTTTGAGCTAACGACTTGCTTAAATTACAATTTGGCCCGCTACTTTGATGATAACGCCGCGCCTCAATCCTGTGGTCATTGCAGTGTATGCCGTGGCCAAATGGCTAAATTGGCGTATTCCGAAGTGCCAAAGTGGCCTGATGATGCTCAGCTTAAGGCCGATTTACATGAACTAGAGCGAGTGGCGGAATCGAAAGGTTTAGCTTCATTATCCCTAGATACTCGTTGTCGGTTTTTGGCTGGCATGACACTACCGTTGTTTACTCGCCTACAAGTACGGAAATTATCGGGTTTTGGTCGCTGCGAACACCTTAGATATGCCGAGATTAAAGCCAAATTAGTGCAGTTAGCCGACGAAGCTTGCTGA
- a CDS encoding CDP-glycerol glycerophosphotransferase family protein, with translation MGTNLALALLKKCIFTLSWLMPRNANKAVLGCYKNRFADNSKYLFLHWQQTHFMQTIWISGDKALIHTLKQQGYTAHSRWSLLGIYHALTAKYYVYNSYIGDINQWFAAGAVRINLWHGSPLKKIEFDITTGPLAPKYQTQSLLQAGLKALRYHQEYVRPSLMLSPSPLVGQCFKAAFRLNDDSLLPSTNPRTDYYLRYPEQRQTLPLKADGTAYRRVILYAPSWRDALWQNSQKLTPHLTRGNNDSPYQAAFDWQTLSQHLVDTDSLLLLRLHPNERHYAAQFCANPNVLDISEWDDVYGILHRVDLLITDYSSLFIDVLPLEIPVLFYRFDHEQYLNQSRDCYDIGQDPLTIGQVAYQFDHLLTLLLEMSQLNAKPQPNKAYKQLQCLYWSQNASCLSADNLATDAISVDERHDDSFARLEQHLRQGQTQSFKFTFGTDIKPRI, from the coding sequence ATGGGCACAAATCTAGCATTAGCCTTACTGAAGAAATGCATTTTCACCCTCTCTTGGTTGATGCCAAGAAACGCTAACAAGGCGGTATTAGGTTGCTACAAGAACCGTTTTGCCGACAATAGCAAATACCTGTTTTTGCATTGGCAGCAGACGCACTTTATGCAAACCATTTGGATAAGCGGCGATAAAGCCCTTATCCATACTCTCAAGCAACAAGGCTATACTGCCCATTCGCGCTGGAGCCTGCTGGGCATTTACCATGCGCTCACGGCCAAATACTATGTATACAACAGTTATATTGGCGATATTAATCAGTGGTTTGCAGCGGGTGCGGTTCGCATTAACCTCTGGCATGGTTCGCCGCTTAAAAAAATCGAGTTCGATATCACCACAGGCCCGTTAGCCCCCAAGTATCAAACCCAGTCCCTTTTGCAAGCTGGACTCAAGGCGCTGCGTTATCATCAGGAATATGTCCGTCCGAGTTTGATGCTAAGCCCAAGCCCATTGGTCGGTCAGTGCTTCAAAGCTGCCTTTCGTTTAAACGACGATTCGCTGCTACCAAGTACTAATCCGCGCACCGATTACTATCTGCGTTACCCGGAGCAGCGCCAAACGCTACCCTTAAAGGCGGATGGGACGGCCTATCGCCGAGTCATTCTCTATGCGCCTTCTTGGCGGGATGCTCTATGGCAAAACAGTCAAAAATTAACTCCACATTTAACGAGAGGTAATAACGATTCGCCCTACCAAGCGGCTTTTGACTGGCAAACCTTGTCCCAACATTTAGTCGATACAGATTCTTTATTACTGTTACGCCTGCATCCCAATGAACGCCACTACGCAGCACAGTTTTGTGCCAATCCCAATGTGCTTGATATCAGCGAATGGGATGATGTTTACGGGATTTTGCATCGTGTCGACCTGCTGATCACCGATTACTCGTCGTTATTCATCGATGTACTGCCACTTGAGATCCCTGTTCTCTTTTACCGTTTCGACCATGAGCAGTATCTCAATCAGAGCCGCGATTGCTACGATATAGGTCAAGACCCGCTCACTATTGGCCAGGTCGCCTATCAATTCGATCACTTATTAACATTGCTGCTGGAGATGAGTCAGCTTAACGCCAAACCGCAGCCAAATAAGGCTTACAAACAATTACAGTGTTTATATTGGTCGCAGAACGCTAGCTGTTTATCAGCGGATAACTTAGCGACAGATGCTATATCTGTGGATGAAAGGCATGATGACAGTTTTGCACGCTTAGAGCAGCACCTGCGCCAAGGGCAAACTCAGTCGTTTAAGTTTACCTTTGGCACTGATATCAAGCCTCGGATATGA
- a CDS encoding exopolysaccharide biosynthesis polyprenyl glycosylphosphotransferase: MNTQNSTQVRWSIRLFDSAVAVLALLLCSPFILVVYLYRKSQGQKVFERVYVHGGRNQIGLWQFTYQGKGYRLPQLFNLLKGDIGLLGVEAQFAFTPLVDLPKANRIARVGIFSISAMQRRMGIDFESSEQSLSIAYSSLSRYFFALLSAILNSLLTSASRSHTNQVTIFDVTMRNLSMTGMLDMLVQQAQHPKHHLTPFAFVNADCLNKAYCDPQYHQILNQCEAIFADGIGVRMACRWQGVDLKGNLNGTDMLPLLCERLIKTNLSLYLLGGAPEVAHQAAEQLQYRFPQLKIAGTHHGYFHEADTKQVIKKINQSGAAVLLVAMGAPKQELWLNQYQAKLTPAVGIGVGGLFDFYSNRISRAPLWLRQIGMEWIWRLMQEPKRMWRRYIIGNPLFLYRVYKELRANASLNTKTQADVQQTPVTPQFPNLSDSGSLKRCKRIRLQLLLNRIVKRCLDILVAAIAMLLLSPLLLIAALLIRLESPGAVLFCQQRVGKWNQPFTMWKFRSMYQDAEARLASLQQANEMQGGVLFKMKQDPRITRVGQFIRKTSIDELPQLWNVLKGEMSLVGPRPALPREVAQYSPSDRRRLEVKPGITCIWQVSGRSDIPFDRQVELDVDYIYQQSLMADLYLLIKTIPAVIFSRGAY; encoded by the coding sequence ATGAATACTCAGAACTCGACTCAAGTACGCTGGTCTATTCGATTATTCGATAGCGCCGTTGCGGTGCTGGCCTTATTGCTCTGCTCACCTTTTATTCTTGTGGTTTATCTTTACCGCAAGTCACAGGGACAAAAGGTGTTCGAACGGGTGTATGTGCATGGTGGCCGTAATCAAATTGGCCTGTGGCAATTTACCTATCAAGGCAAAGGATATCGTCTCCCCCAACTGTTTAATTTACTCAAAGGAGATATCGGCCTATTAGGTGTTGAAGCCCAATTTGCCTTCACGCCTTTAGTCGATTTACCTAAAGCTAATCGTATTGCTCGAGTGGGTATATTTTCCATCAGTGCTATGCAGCGCCGGATGGGGATTGACTTTGAATCCAGCGAGCAAAGCTTAAGCATCGCCTATTCGAGCTTAAGCCGTTACTTTTTCGCGCTGCTAAGCGCTATTTTGAATAGCCTTTTGACCTCTGCTTCACGCTCGCACACTAACCAAGTCACGATTTTTGACGTGACTATGCGTAACCTCAGCATGACAGGCATGCTCGACATGCTAGTACAACAAGCACAACATCCTAAACACCACTTAACCCCATTTGCCTTTGTGAATGCCGACTGCTTAAACAAAGCCTATTGCGATCCCCAGTACCATCAGATTTTGAATCAATGTGAAGCCATTTTTGCCGATGGGATTGGTGTACGTATGGCTTGCCGGTGGCAAGGCGTGGATCTTAAAGGCAATTTAAATGGCACAGATATGTTGCCACTCTTATGTGAGCGCCTGATTAAGACCAATCTGTCGCTCTATCTTTTGGGCGGCGCGCCAGAAGTTGCCCACCAAGCCGCCGAACAGCTTCAGTATCGTTTCCCACAATTAAAGATTGCAGGCACCCACCATGGTTATTTCCATGAGGCCGATACCAAGCAAGTGATTAAAAAGATTAATCAATCTGGCGCTGCCGTGCTGTTGGTGGCCATGGGCGCCCCTAAACAAGAGCTTTGGCTTAATCAGTATCAAGCAAAACTTACTCCTGCGGTCGGTATTGGTGTGGGCGGATTGTTCGACTTTTACTCCAACCGTATTAGCCGCGCGCCACTTTGGTTAAGGCAAATCGGTATGGAGTGGATCTGGCGCTTAATGCAAGAGCCCAAGAGAATGTGGCGCCGCTACATTATCGGTAATCCCCTGTTTTTATATCGGGTATACAAAGAACTGCGTGCTAACGCCAGCCTTAATACGAAGACTCAAGCTGACGTACAACAAACACCCGTTACGCCCCAATTTCCTAACTTAAGTGACTCAGGTTCACTGAAACGCTGCAAACGCATCCGCTTGCAGCTGCTATTGAACCGCATCGTTAAACGTTGCCTCGATATCTTAGTCGCGGCCATCGCCATGCTGTTGTTATCGCCTCTACTGTTGATCGCCGCACTGCTTATTCGATTGGAATCCCCTGGCGCCGTGCTGTTTTGCCAGCAGCGCGTCGGCAAGTGGAATCAACCTTTTACCATGTGGAAATTCCGTTCCATGTATCAAGATGCCGAGGCGCGACTGGCCAGCTTACAACAGGCGAACGAAATGCAAGGCGGCGTCCTATTTAAAATGAAACAGGACCCCAGGATCACCCGTGTCGGTCAATTTATCCGTAAAACCTCCATCGATGAGCTGCCACAGTTATGGAATGTTTTAAAGGGCGAGATGTCACTGGTTGGCCCGCGCCCCGCGCTGCCACGAGAAGTCGCGCAATATAGCCCAAGCGATCGCCGCCGCTTAGAAGTTAAACCCGGCATTACCTGCATCTGGCAAGTATCGGGTCGCTCCGACATTCCCTTTGACCGTCAGGTCGAGTTGGATGTGGATTATATCTACCAACAATCCTTAATGGCGGATCTGTACTTGCTTATCAAGACCATACCCGCCGTGATTTTCAGCCGTGGTGCCTACTAA
- a CDS encoding oligosaccharide flippase family protein encodes MSKWAWIQTLKNNQGIRQLVSSILWLGSAQVGGRIVRLGCSIILARLLTPEVFGQIAIILTSFEIVSIFIRRITSASLIKMDDNTFASHLASANLINIFVCVLSFVALSLLSGLLAIYYQDAQIVKPMILMATSYLLLPFGMLHAAANLRQNKMRIVAKANLWQTVADSVLTAILALCGMGIWGIILPKVLVVLIWVAVHRQHSGIQNIHTAPFARSFSQINLTQCKSLFRFGTQVALGDLCLALRQNIDYLLVGYFLGVEALGIYFFAVNTSLGISLGLIQSFGTAFYSHLCQSDGEYALLKYRHGLLSIMLVTLPIIGLQSALAPWYLPLVYGQHWLEAGALPVFILLCLSGLTRPLGEAASQLLISCELSKLNLVSNVGFIGLLALSISLGTLWGLKGVAMGIFLCYLICMPLFAYFVMKPIALKLSLPTLSPSLGGSL; translated from the coding sequence ATGAGCAAGTGGGCATGGATACAAACCCTTAAGAACAACCAAGGTATTCGCCAATTGGTTAGCAGCATACTGTGGTTAGGCTCAGCCCAAGTCGGCGGTCGTATAGTGCGTCTTGGTTGCAGCATTATCTTAGCCCGTTTACTCACCCCCGAGGTCTTTGGCCAAATCGCGATCATTCTGACCAGTTTTGAAATAGTCAGCATTTTTATTCGCAGGATCACCTCGGCATCGCTGATCAAAATGGACGATAACACCTTTGCTTCTCATCTCGCCAGCGCCAATCTGATCAACATTTTTGTATGTGTACTGTCTTTTGTTGCCTTGAGCTTACTCAGTGGCCTGTTAGCGATTTACTATCAAGATGCACAGATAGTGAAGCCTATGATACTCATGGCAACAAGCTATTTGCTCCTCCCCTTTGGCATGCTGCATGCCGCCGCCAACCTACGCCAAAATAAGATGCGTATCGTCGCCAAGGCCAACCTGTGGCAGACGGTGGCCGACAGTGTGCTCACCGCTATCTTAGCGTTATGCGGTATGGGGATCTGGGGGATTATTCTACCTAAAGTGCTGGTGGTGTTGATTTGGGTAGCCGTGCATCGGCAGCATTCTGGCATCCAAAATATTCACACAGCCCCATTCGCGCGTTCTTTCTCCCAGATAAACTTAACTCAATGTAAATCACTATTTCGCTTTGGCACTCAGGTGGCGCTTGGGGATCTTTGCCTCGCCCTAAGACAAAATATTGATTATTTATTAGTGGGTTATTTTTTAGGTGTCGAGGCGCTTGGGATCTATTTTTTTGCGGTCAATACCAGCCTTGGCATTAGCTTAGGGTTAATTCAAAGCTTTGGTACCGCTTTTTACTCTCATCTTTGCCAGAGTGATGGTGAATATGCGCTGCTTAAATACCGCCACGGCCTGCTGAGTATCATGCTAGTGACTTTACCTATCATAGGCTTACAAAGCGCGCTCGCCCCTTGGTATTTACCCTTGGTGTATGGCCAACATTGGCTTGAAGCTGGCGCGCTGCCGGTCTTTATTCTGCTCTGTTTGAGTGGTTTAACGCGTCCCTTGGGTGAAGCCGCGAGTCAACTACTGATCTCCTGCGAGCTGAGTAAGCTGAACTTAGTCTCAAATGTCGGCTTTATTGGCCTATTGGCGTTGAGTATCAGCCTAGGCACCCTGTGGGGGCTGAAAGGCGTCGCCATGGGCATCTTCCTCTGTTACCTGATTTGTATGCCGCTATTTGCCTACTTTGTGATGAAACCCATAGCACTCAAATTGAGTTTACCCACCTTATCCCCTTCATTAGGAGGTTCATTATGA
- a CDS encoding adenylyltransferase/cytidyltransferase family protein, protein MKTIITYGTYDLFHYGHVRLFQRLKAMGDKLIVGVSTDEFNALKGKAAFFNYQQRAEMVAACKYVDLVIPETHWQQKPQDIVALDVDIFGMGDDWQGKFDYLGTLCQVIYLGRTEAISTTEIKTNLAMPHTKMALAIPQLIK, encoded by the coding sequence ATGAAAACCATCATCACTTATGGCACATACGACTTATTCCACTATGGTCATGTGAGGCTGTTTCAGCGCTTAAAAGCCATGGGCGATAAGCTGATCGTCGGCGTATCGACCGATGAGTTTAATGCGCTTAAGGGCAAAGCAGCCTTTTTCAACTATCAACAGCGCGCCGAAATGGTGGCCGCCTGTAAGTACGTCGATTTAGTGATCCCCGAGACGCACTGGCAGCAAAAACCTCAGGATATTGTGGCGTTAGATGTCGACATCTTCGGCATGGGCGACGACTGGCAAGGCAAATTTGATTACCTCGGCACCCTTTGTCAGGTGATTTACTTAGGCCGCACCGAAGCGATTTCGACGACGGAAATCAAAACCAATCTGGCTATGCCACACACTAAGATGGCGCTAGCGATTCCCCAATTGATTAAGTAA